Below is a window of Pseudomonas monteilii DNA.
CCAGCAGCGGTTTCCCGAGGTGACCGTCAACCTGACGAACCGCACCCGGCCTTTTCTGTTCGCCGACACGACGTTCGACGCCGCGATCTATTTTGGCGAGGGCGAGTGGCCCGGCACCCAGGTCGATCGGCTGATGGGAGAGGGCCCGGTCCCGGTCTGCTGCCCCTCGCTGCTCGAAGGTCACCGCACGCTGAGCGCCCGTCAGATCGGCGAGCTGCCGCTTCTGCAGCAGACCACACGCCCTTATGCCTGGCGACAGTGGTTCGACAGCCAGCAGGTGAGTGTGGCCCTCGACATGACAGGCCCACGCTATGAGCTATTCTCGATGCTGGCCCAAGCAGCCATGCACGCCATGGGCATCGCGCTGATCCCACCCTTCCTGATCCAGCGCGAACTCGAGGAGGGCAGACTGGTGATCGCCAATCCGCATGCCCTGACCAGCACCAAGGCGTATTACCTGGTCGTGCCCGAGCGCAAGACCGAGTCGGCGTCCCTGCGCGCGTTCCAGGCCTGGCTGATCGAGCAGGCGCAGCGCTATGCGGCAGGGGGAGAAGCCTAGTAAACAATTTTAAACACTCTTCGGAAGTAGCCGAAGACGCCTGAAGGTACGTTGTCACTCGTCATACAACCTCATGAAGTTCCCGTTTCCCGGGCGCTTTCGATCATTTGCGACGCTCACGTTTGCAATCGCGCACCGGCGCTCGTACTTGCGATTTTTTCTTTTACTCTGCGTAACGCCCGGCCTTTCCGGGTGGCCCAGTCGTGACTGCGATACACAACTACAAAGGCTCAGCGCAGGAGAGAAGACGTGCACATTGGTGTTCCGTTGGAGACGCAAGCAGGCGAAGCGCGGGTTGCCGCCACGCCGGAAACCATCAAGAAGCTGGTCGCTCAGGGCCATCGGATCACTGTCCAGCGTGGTGCAGGCCTTCGGGCCAGCGTGCCAGACAGTGCCTACGAAGCTGCAGGGGCCACGTTGGGCAGCGCTGCGGACGCCCTGGGTGCCGAACTGGTCCTCAAGGTCGCCGCGCCGGATCCTCAGGAGTTGAAGCAGATCCAGCCCGGTGCGGTGCTGGTCGGCATGCTCAACCCGTTCGACGCAGCGCGGATCGCCCAGTTCGCCGCCCACGGCATCACCGCCTTCGCCCTGGAAGCCGCGCCCAGAACGTCCCGGGCGCAGAGCCTCGATGTGCTGTCTTCCCAGGCCAACATCGCCGGCTACAAGGCAGTCCTGCTGGCAGCCTCCCACTACGCACGCTTCATGCCCATGCTGATGACGGCAGCGGGCACCGTGAAGGCAGCACGCGTGCTGATCCTGGGGGCGGGCGTGGCAGGCTTGCAGGCGATCGCTACGGCCAAGCGCCTGGGCGCAGTGATCGAAGCCTCGGACGTACGCCCCGCGGTCAAGGAACAGATCGAATCGCTGGGCGCCAAATTCATCGACGTCCCCTACGAGACCGATGAGGAACGCGCCTGCGCCGAGGGCGTCGGGGGTTACGCCCGGCCCATGCCCGCCAGCTGGATGCAGCGCCAGGCCCTGGCCGTGCACGAACGCGCCAAGCAGGCCGACATCGTCATCACCACGGCGCTGATTCCAGGCCGCAAGGCGCCGACGCTGATCAGCACCGAGACGGTCGCACAGATGAAGCCAGGCTCGGTGATCGTCGACCTGGCCGCCGCCCAGGGGGGCAACTGCCCGCTGACGGTGGCCGACCAGGTGGTGGTGGAGCAGGGCGTGATCAT
It encodes the following:
- a CDS encoding LysR family transcriptional regulator, whose translation is MRRKIPSTTALICFEAAARHQSFTRAAEELALTQGAVCRQIGGLESFLNVELFHRTQRGVRLTEAGLSYSRRIATQLDAVERDTLSVMRQQGANVIELAVVPTFGTQWLLPRLKDFQQRFPEVTVNLTNRTRPFLFADTTFDAAIYFGEGEWPGTQVDRLMGEGPVPVCCPSLLEGHRTLSARQIGELPLLQQTTRPYAWRQWFDSQQVSVALDMTGPRYELFSMLAQAAMHAMGIALIPPFLIQRELEEGRLVIANPHALTSTKAYYLVVPERKTESASLRAFQAWLIEQAQRYAAGGEA
- a CDS encoding NADP transhydrogenase subunit alpha, which encodes MHIGVPLETQAGEARVAATPETIKKLVAQGHRITVQRGAGLRASVPDSAYEAAGATLGSAADALGAELVLKVAAPDPQELKQIQPGAVLVGMLNPFDAARIAQFAAHGITAFALEAAPRTSRAQSLDVLSSQANIAGYKAVLLAASHYARFMPMLMTAAGTVKAARVLILGAGVAGLQAIATAKRLGAVIEASDVRPAVKEQIESLGAKFIDVPYETDEERACAEGVGGYARPMPASWMQRQALAVHERAKQADIVITTALIPGRKAPTLISTETVAQMKPGSVIVDLAAAQGGNCPLTVADQVVVEQGVIIVGPTNLPAQVAADASALYARNLLDFLKLICTPDATLSIDLEDDIVAACLMCRDGTVSRAAA